A genomic window from Paucibacter sp. KCTC 42545 includes:
- a CDS encoding transglutaminase family protein, whose product MHLAIHHETVYRYASPVKRSTQYLRLTPVDTPHQKVLSWALDLPAQASRCLDAYGNVMHVLSMDQPHSEIHLFARGVVETLDAPPAPDPQDGRFPPAVFLRDSPLTQADAALRAFAASHAEAVAAQPLQGLLGLMHALAQHMPYTPGTTDAATPAAEAFERRLGVCQDHAQVFATCARLLGVPTRYVSGYLATDAEHVASHAWAEARLPGTAEQGGGWLGFDVSNQCLADARYVRLAIGLDYLDACPVRGMRLGGGIEAMQAAVQVTLASAQTQA is encoded by the coding sequence GTGCACCTCGCCATCCACCACGAAACGGTTTACCGCTACGCCAGCCCCGTCAAGCGCAGCACCCAATACCTGCGCCTGACGCCGGTGGACACCCCCCACCAAAAAGTGCTGAGCTGGGCCCTGGACTTGCCCGCCCAGGCCAGCCGCTGCCTGGACGCCTACGGCAATGTGATGCATGTGCTGAGCATGGACCAGCCGCACAGCGAGATCCACCTCTTCGCCCGCGGCGTGGTGGAAACGCTGGACGCCCCGCCCGCCCCGGACCCGCAGGACGGGCGCTTCCCCCCGGCCGTGTTCCTGCGCGACTCGCCCCTGACCCAGGCCGATGCCGCGCTGCGCGCCTTTGCCGCCAGCCATGCCGAGGCCGTGGCGGCCCAGCCCCTGCAAGGCCTGCTGGGCCTGATGCATGCCCTGGCCCAACACATGCCCTACACGCCCGGCACGACGGACGCCGCCACACCAGCGGCCGAAGCCTTTGAGCGCCGGCTGGGCGTCTGCCAGGATCACGCCCAAGTGTTTGCCACCTGCGCGCGCCTGCTCGGTGTGCCAACGCGTTACGTCAGCGGCTATCTGGCCACCGATGCCGAGCATGTGGCCAGCCACGCCTGGGCCGAGGCCCGCCTACCCGGCACGGCCGAGCAAGGTGGCGGCTGGCTGGGTTTTGATGTGTCGAACCAATGCCTGGCGGATGCGCGTTATGTGCGCCTGGCCATCGGCCTGGACTATCTGGACGCCTGCCCCGTGCGCGGCATGCGCTTAGGCGGCGGCATCGAAGCGATGCAGGCCGCGGTGCAAGTGACGCTGGCCAGCGCCCAGACCCAAGCCTGA
- a CDS encoding tetratricopeptide repeat-containing diguanylate cyclase: MQEVPCSDVSCDQIQQWLHEANAQRQGNVVAGLALAQRAWESARAQGFLEEHLSAAVLRAFFLYRHGDTEAMLAASEDLLPLLREQGSTPRLCELLRWMAFACADLGEFEAALAHINESLARARELGDKRMVAVALNSVGACLERMGDPWQAERLMNEAAALLGEDASEFERMVSHNNLATVALGLFNLLNHSQHPEHQRERLDALQRARLHALAVRPHALTLGDNYLLALCDTNRGEVLLHLHELVEAEAVLLASVQLADRQGYLALGWRLRCSLAELHLAQGQAQAAKQLLEAVLDSAAGRVKAHIALRLHHAAYRANKALGLAELALHHLECHQAIARERSAAQLRAQARFFVSRMEAERALANVSAEPRAAESSDPVTPSEDEEAQLRDPLTGLGNHRCMAARMPALVQRAERSGAALTVALVDVDRFKIINERHGRAVADRVLQVLAQMLRDNTRASDLLLRWGGEEFLVVLPDTVPDRAFEVCERLRQAVEAYAWVQLAPDLDVTLSIGLANAPPYATDLLVVRAESAMLRAKYLGRNRVALA, from the coding sequence ATGCAAGAAGTTCCCTGCAGTGACGTTTCCTGCGACCAGATACAGCAATGGCTGCATGAGGCCAATGCGCAACGCCAAGGCAATGTAGTAGCCGGATTGGCGCTGGCCCAGCGCGCCTGGGAGAGTGCGCGCGCCCAAGGTTTTCTTGAGGAGCATCTGAGCGCGGCCGTGCTGCGCGCCTTCTTCCTCTACCGCCATGGCGATACCGAAGCCATGCTGGCCGCCAGTGAAGATCTGCTGCCCTTGCTGCGCGAGCAAGGCAGCACGCCTCGCTTGTGCGAACTCCTGCGCTGGATGGCATTCGCTTGTGCCGACCTGGGTGAATTTGAAGCCGCCCTGGCTCATATCAACGAAAGCCTGGCGCGGGCGCGTGAGCTGGGCGACAAGCGCATGGTGGCGGTGGCGCTGAACTCCGTGGGCGCCTGCCTGGAGCGCATGGGCGACCCCTGGCAGGCCGAGCGTCTGATGAATGAAGCAGCGGCCCTGCTGGGCGAGGATGCCAGTGAATTTGAGCGCATGGTCTCGCACAACAATCTGGCCACCGTGGCGCTGGGCTTGTTCAATCTGCTGAATCACAGCCAGCACCCTGAACATCAGCGCGAGCGGCTGGACGCCTTGCAGCGTGCGCGCCTGCATGCTCTGGCGGTGCGCCCGCATGCCTTGACGCTGGGCGACAACTATTTGCTGGCCTTGTGCGATACCAATCGGGGTGAAGTCCTGCTGCATCTACACGAGCTGGTCGAGGCCGAGGCCGTCTTGTTGGCCAGTGTGCAATTGGCTGATCGCCAAGGCTACCTGGCCCTGGGCTGGCGCTTGCGCTGCTCCCTGGCCGAGTTGCATCTGGCGCAGGGTCAGGCACAAGCCGCCAAGCAATTGCTGGAAGCGGTGCTGGACAGTGCCGCGGGCCGCGTCAAAGCCCATATCGCCCTGCGTCTGCATCATGCCGCCTACCGCGCCAACAAGGCCCTGGGCCTGGCCGAGCTGGCCCTGCATCACTTGGAGTGCCATCAGGCCATTGCACGCGAACGCAGTGCCGCGCAGCTGCGCGCCCAGGCGCGCTTCTTTGTCAGCCGCATGGAGGCTGAACGGGCCTTGGCAAACGTCAGCGCCGAGCCGCGCGCGGCCGAATCCTCGGATCCGGTGACACCTAGCGAGGACGAGGAAGCGCAGCTGCGCGACCCGCTGACCGGCCTGGGCAACCATCGCTGCATGGCCGCGCGCATGCCCGCCCTGGTGCAGCGCGCCGAACGCAGTGGGGCGGCCTTGACGGTGGCCCTGGTCGATGTGGACCGCTTCAAGATCATCAACGAGCGCCATGGTCGGGCCGTGGCCGACCGGGTGCTGCAGGTGCTGGCGCAAATGCTGCGCGACAACACCCGCGCCAGCGATCTGCTGCTGCGCTGGGGCGGTGAGGAATTTCTGGTGGTTCTGCCCGACACGGTGCCGGACCGCGCTTTCGAGGTGTGCGAACGCCTGCGCCAAGCCGTTGAGGCCTATGCCTGGGTGCAACTGGCGCCCGACCTGGATGTGACCCTCAGCATCGGCCTGGCCAATGCGCCGCCCTATGCCACCGACTTGCTGGTGGTGCGGGCCGAAAGCGCCATGTTGCGGGCCAAATATCTGGGCCGCAACCGGGTCGCGCTGGCCTGA
- a CDS encoding GGDEF domain-containing protein, which produces MPLFDATTLLLVIAVFNGFMVLVWLVLARLFRIAPKASLLLAAANLSSLPGMYCPTCANVWPEALGPWMQQLPLLLSLSFLSLGVQRLTRLQFRYGPVLLIGGLTALSMLSLNSAGLSDQAISAFAFGASILALFCARDVLMSGRIGRRKLITLWLILPYALLILLLLAQASTYLWFPSATHWFVRGQLPSLISAWIQLFISMCIGIGLVGVLVGRLVLRITHMTLRDPLTDTLNRRAIANALLPLQAQVERGQVHSLVMIDVDHFKSINSNYGHAGGDAALLHLVGLLRANMRALDQLGRLGGEEFCLLLPHTSLADACRVAERMAQAVRSQTLQWGEQSIPMTASFGVARCIAGDPSGEQSMARADAQLYRAKASGRDRVCSEAEDDSDAISASGFLRPAKAESP; this is translated from the coding sequence ATGCCTCTATTCGATGCCACTACCCTGTTGCTGGTGATCGCTGTATTCAACGGCTTCATGGTGCTGGTGTGGCTGGTGTTGGCACGGCTGTTCCGCATTGCCCCAAAAGCCAGCCTCTTGCTGGCGGCGGCGAATTTGAGCTCGCTGCCCGGCATGTACTGCCCAACTTGCGCCAATGTGTGGCCGGAGGCGCTGGGGCCGTGGATGCAGCAGCTGCCGCTGCTGCTGAGCTTGAGCTTCCTGTCCTTGGGCGTGCAAAGGCTGACGCGCTTGCAGTTCCGTTACGGCCCGGTGCTGCTGATTGGCGGTCTGACGGCGCTGAGCATGCTGAGCTTGAACAGCGCGGGCTTGTCAGACCAAGCCATCAGCGCCTTCGCTTTTGGCGCCAGCATCCTGGCCTTGTTCTGCGCCCGCGACGTGTTGATGAGTGGGCGCATTGGCCGGCGCAAGCTGATCACCTTGTGGCTGATCTTGCCCTATGCCCTGCTGATCTTGCTGTTGCTGGCGCAGGCCAGCACCTATCTCTGGTTCCCGAGCGCGACGCATTGGTTTGTGCGCGGCCAGCTGCCCAGCCTGATCTCCGCTTGGATCCAGTTATTCATTTCGATGTGCATAGGCATAGGCCTGGTGGGCGTGCTGGTGGGGCGGCTGGTGCTGCGCATCACCCATATGACTCTGCGCGACCCACTGACCGATACCTTGAATCGCCGCGCCATTGCCAACGCTTTGCTGCCCCTGCAAGCTCAGGTTGAGCGCGGCCAGGTGCACAGCCTGGTCATGATCGACGTGGACCACTTCAAGTCCATCAACTCCAACTACGGCCATGCCGGCGGCGACGCCGCCTTGCTGCACTTGGTCGGCCTGCTGCGCGCCAATATGCGGGCGCTGGATCAGCTGGGCCGCCTGGGCGGTGAGGAGTTCTGCCTGCTGCTGCCGCACACCTCGCTCGCCGATGCCTGCCGCGTGGCAGAGCGCATGGCCCAGGCGGTGCGCAGCCAAACCCTGCAATGGGGCGAGCAGTCGATTCCCATGACCGCCAGCTTCGGCGTGGCCCGTTGCATCGCCGGTGACCCCAGCGGTGAACAAAGCATGGCCAGGGCCGATGCCCAGCTCTACCGGGCCAAGGCCAGCGGCCGTGACCGCGTCTGCAGCGAGGCCGAGGATGACTCCGACGCCATCAGCGCCAGCGGCTTCCTGCGGCCGGCCAAGGCGGAGTCGCCATGA
- a CDS encoding alpha-E domain-containing protein, whose translation MLSRTAAQLYWMSRYVERAENLVRMLDVTYSLSLLPQSRGAMTELAAPLAVTGTLEAFTKSNQALQADQLFHFMALDLNNPASVLSCLRQARENAHAVRGQITAEMWEAINATWLDGRELPKRGVPNVSTFFDWVKERSHLIRGATQGTLQRNDAYYFIRLGTFIERADNTARLLDVKSQLIEPAQANLAPVKVAAESAQDFYTWSALLRSLSAFEAYHAVYSDRLDARRVAELLILRPDVPRSLRACCDEIRDVLPHIEARSGSRDAGRIVKQMAGRMALRLEHGTVDEVLELGVHHWLTTFLAKSAQLGDAVREAYFEAN comes from the coding sequence ATGCTTTCTAGAACCGCCGCCCAGCTTTACTGGATGAGCCGCTACGTGGAGCGCGCCGAGAACCTCGTGCGCATGCTGGACGTGACCTATTCCCTCTCGCTGCTGCCGCAGTCGCGTGGCGCCATGACCGAGTTGGCAGCACCTCTGGCCGTGACAGGCACGCTGGAAGCCTTCACCAAAAGCAATCAGGCCCTGCAAGCCGATCAGCTGTTTCACTTCATGGCGCTGGACCTCAACAACCCGGCCTCGGTGCTGAGCTGCCTGCGCCAGGCGCGTGAGAACGCCCACGCAGTGCGCGGCCAGATCACCGCCGAGATGTGGGAGGCCATCAACGCCACCTGGCTGGACGGGCGCGAGCTGCCCAAGCGCGGCGTGCCCAATGTGTCGACCTTTTTCGACTGGGTGAAGGAGCGCTCGCACCTGATCCGCGGCGCCACACAGGGCACTTTGCAGCGCAACGATGCCTACTACTTCATCCGCCTGGGCACCTTCATCGAACGTGCCGACAACACCGCCCGCCTGCTGGATGTGAAGTCGCAGCTGATCGAACCGGCCCAGGCCAATCTGGCGCCGGTGAAGGTGGCGGCGGAAAGCGCGCAGGACTTCTACACCTGGAGCGCGCTGCTGCGCTCGCTCTCCGCCTTCGAGGCTTACCACGCGGTTTACAGCGACCGGCTGGACGCGCGCCGGGTGGCCGAGCTGCTGATCCTGCGCCCCGATGTGCCGCGCTCGCTGCGCGCTTGCTGCGACGAAATCCGCGATGTGCTGCCGCATATCGAGGCCCGCAGCGGCTCGCGGGACGCTGGCCGCATCGTCAAGCAAATGGCAGGGCGCATGGCTTTACGCCTGGAACATGGTACGGTGGACGAAGTGCTGGAGCTGGGTGTGCACCATTGGCTCACCACCTTCCTGGCCAAGTCAGCACAGCTGGGCGACGCGGTACGCGAAGCCTATTTCGAGGCCAATTGA
- a CDS encoding proteasome-type protease, whose translation MTYCVAMRLNAGLLFASDSRTNAGVDQIATFRKMSIFEVPGERLITLLSAGNLATTQSVVTLLRQRLLDHKDHLNNRRSMYDVAELVGKTVKEIVARDANAQSLGQGVDFGGNFIVGGQIKGEEPRIFHVYAQGNFIEATDDTPYFQIGESKYGKPIIDRVINPSTSLKEAAKCTLVSFDSTIRSNLSVGLPIDMLLYLSDSFAPAEPHRITANDPYFNMLRNSWGEGLKKAFAALPDEDWFSK comes from the coding sequence ATGACTTATTGCGTCGCCATGCGCCTCAACGCGGGCCTGCTGTTCGCCTCCGATTCCCGCACCAACGCCGGGGTGGATCAGATCGCCACCTTCCGCAAGATGAGCATCTTCGAGGTGCCGGGTGAGCGCCTGATCACCTTGCTGAGCGCCGGCAATCTGGCCACCACCCAAAGCGTGGTGACCCTGCTGCGCCAGCGCTTGCTGGACCACAAAGACCACCTCAACAACCGCCGCAGCATGTACGACGTGGCCGAGTTGGTGGGCAAGACGGTGAAGGAAATCGTCGCCCGCGATGCCAATGCGCAAAGCCTGGGCCAGGGCGTGGACTTCGGCGGCAACTTCATCGTCGGCGGCCAGATCAAGGGCGAAGAACCGCGCATCTTCCACGTCTACGCGCAGGGCAATTTCATCGAAGCGACCGATGACACGCCCTACTTCCAGATCGGCGAATCCAAGTACGGCAAGCCCATCATCGACCGCGTCATCAACCCCAGCACCTCGCTGAAGGAAGCGGCCAAATGCACGCTGGTGTCGTTTGACTCGACCATTCGCAGCAACCTCTCGGTCGGCCTGCCCATCGACATGCTGCTCTACCTGAGCGACAGTTTCGCCCCCGCCGAACCGCACCGCATCACCGCCAACGACCCCTATTTCAATATGCTGCGCAATAGCTGGGGCGAGGGGCTGAAGAAGGCGTTTGCCGCCCTGCCGGATGAGGACTGGTTCAGCAAGTAA
- a CDS encoding septal ring lytic transglycosylase RlpA family protein — MFIARAFSSLRTVHAGLLPLAISLCLGGCASRNSPAPGGASSKPANTGSWPDKDGPGATPPANLHLVPNASPQLENIRKGGPNKPYEVLGERYEPETGDVPLVQRGLASWYGNKFHGRPTASGEVYNMYAMTAAHATMPIPSYARVRNPANGREVIVRINDRGPFHKGRVIDLSYTAALKLGVLHGVSTVELSRITYEDIRSGKWQGLDDKPADTPVYAATEAVGAPQAPSTATLASAGSLPTPLTAPSVMPAKAAPGFWVQFGAFSKLAGAESFRQKLVQEADWMAPLLAVFKDNNLHRLQAGPYASREDAGRAAERVRLALAVQGVVLERR; from the coding sequence ATGTTCATTGCACGCGCTTTTTCATCCCTTCGCACCGTTCACGCCGGCCTGCTGCCGCTGGCCATCAGCCTGTGCCTGGGCGGCTGCGCCAGCCGCAACAGCCCTGCGCCCGGCGGCGCGAGCAGCAAGCCCGCCAACACCGGCAGCTGGCCCGATAAAGACGGCCCCGGCGCCACACCACCAGCCAATCTGCACCTGGTGCCCAATGCCAGCCCGCAGCTGGAGAACATTCGCAAGGGTGGCCCCAACAAGCCTTACGAGGTGCTGGGAGAACGCTACGAACCCGAGACGGGCGACGTGCCTCTGGTGCAACGCGGCCTAGCCTCCTGGTACGGCAACAAGTTCCACGGTCGCCCCACCGCCAGCGGCGAGGTCTACAACATGTACGCCATGACGGCGGCACATGCCACCATGCCCATTCCCAGCTATGCGCGGGTGCGCAACCCGGCCAATGGCCGCGAAGTGATTGTGCGCATCAATGACCGCGGGCCCTTTCACAAGGGCCGCGTCATTGACTTGAGCTACACGGCCGCGCTCAAGCTCGGGGTGCTGCACGGCGTGTCCACGGTGGAGCTGAGCCGCATCACCTACGAAGACATCCGCAGCGGTAAATGGCAGGGCCTGGACGACAAGCCGGCCGACACCCCCGTGTACGCCGCCACCGAAGCGGTGGGCGCCCCGCAGGCACCCAGCACGGCCACACTGGCCTCGGCGGGCAGCCTTCCCACCCCGTTGACGGCGCCCAGCGTCATGCCCGCCAAGGCCGCGCCGGGCTTCTGGGTGCAGTTCGGCGCCTTCAGCAAGCTGGCGGGCGCCGAGTCTTTCCGGCAGAAGTTGGTTCAGGAGGCCGACTGGATGGCACCTTTGCTGGCCGTCTTCAAAGACAATAATTTGCACCGCTTGCAAGCCGGCCCCTATGCCAGCCGTGAAGATGCCGGCCGCGCCGCCGAGCGGGTGCGCCTGGCCCTGGCCGTGCAAGGCGTGGTGCTGGAGCGGCGCTGA
- a CDS encoding GGDEF domain-containing protein produces the protein MNADPITLMAALVLMLLLSSLSWAAMATALGDAVRVSRCMALANGLVAISLATHALRGQAPDLLTHWGSDLCSLAGLALLRASIPALSNRALAWRSGLAVWLIAGLALGVMPYEGDLRWHSRVVFSALALLALLAALDAWRQLRERLKPGMATLLSSPFFLIALLLATRVVESLFMSEQLNDLRNANLLNLSFLWSSLLMNLLLNTTVAFLVLMSLILRIQQLTRLDPLTQTLNRRALQEAIDTEHLRLQRGKPYALVMMDMDHFKKLNDGLGHAAGDAALLQTVAILKQSMRDVDALGRIGGEEFCVLLPLTGLAGAALVAERMRRMVEECDFQWQGKPWPLSASFGIAEALPSDISAETVLQRADLGLYWAKAQGRNLVLARES, from the coding sequence ATGAATGCCGATCCCATCACCCTGATGGCGGCCCTGGTGCTGATGCTGCTACTGTCCAGCCTGTCTTGGGCGGCCATGGCCACGGCCCTCGGGGATGCCGTGCGGGTGTCGCGCTGCATGGCATTGGCCAATGGCCTGGTCGCCATTTCACTGGCCACGCATGCCCTGCGCGGCCAAGCACCCGACCTGCTGACGCACTGGGGCTCAGACCTCTGTTCCCTGGCCGGCCTGGCCCTGCTGCGGGCCAGCATTCCAGCACTCAGCAACAGAGCGCTGGCCTGGCGCAGCGGCCTGGCGGTCTGGCTGATTGCTGGCCTGGCCCTGGGTGTTATGCCTTACGAAGGTGACTTGCGCTGGCACAGCCGCGTCGTCTTCAGTGCCCTGGCCTTGCTGGCTCTGCTGGCTGCGCTGGACGCCTGGCGGCAGCTGCGCGAGCGCCTCAAGCCGGGCATGGCAACGCTCTTGTCCAGCCCCTTCTTCCTGATTGCGCTCTTGCTAGCAACTCGGGTGGTGGAATCACTGTTCATGTCGGAGCAGCTCAACGATCTACGCAACGCCAACTTGTTGAACCTGAGCTTTCTGTGGTCAAGCCTGCTGATGAATCTGCTGCTGAACACGACCGTGGCCTTTCTGGTGCTGATGTCGCTGATTCTGCGCATCCAGCAGCTCACCCGGCTCGACCCGCTGACACAGACCCTGAACCGACGCGCCCTGCAAGAAGCCATCGACACCGAGCATCTGCGCCTGCAGCGCGGCAAGCCCTATGCCCTGGTGATGATGGACATGGATCACTTCAAAAAGCTTAACGACGGCCTGGGCCATGCCGCTGGCGATGCAGCCTTGCTGCAGACGGTGGCCATCCTCAAGCAAAGCATGCGCGATGTGGATGCGCTCGGCCGCATCGGCGGCGAGGAATTCTGTGTGCTGCTGCCCCTGACCGGCCTGGCCGGCGCCGCCCTGGTGGCCGAACGCATGCGCCGCATGGTGGAGGAATGCGACTTCCAATGGCAGGGCAAGCCCTGGCCCCTGAGTGCCAGCTTCGGCATCGCCGAGGCCCTGCCCAGCGACATCAGCGCGGAAACCGTGTTGCAACGTGCCGACTTGGGGCTCTACTGGGCCAAGGCGCAGGGACGTAACCTGGTACTTGCGCGGGAGAGTTGA
- a CDS encoding fumarylacetoacetate hydrolase family protein has protein sequence MSPNTPTVYIFPPAEQPSVAVRGSTARYAVSRIFCVGRNYAAHAREMGGNPEREAPFYFTKPASALVPSGATVPYPPGTKNYHYEMELVIAIGAPVFKLTPDSAGAAVWAYGAGLDMTRRDLQAESKAAGRPWDTAKSFEQSAVITELVRASETGPLTRGNISLAVNGVPKQQGDLSDMIWSVPEIVANLSQLYHLQPGDLIYTGTPEGVGPLQPGDMITGEIAGLPPLTLWISEPA, from the coding sequence ATGAGCCCCAACACCCCCACCGTCTATATTTTCCCGCCTGCCGAGCAGCCCAGTGTGGCCGTGCGTGGCAGCACGGCGCGTTATGCCGTTAGCCGTATTTTCTGTGTGGGCCGCAACTATGCCGCCCACGCCCGCGAAATGGGCGGCAACCCCGAGCGCGAAGCCCCGTTCTACTTCACCAAGCCCGCCAGCGCCCTGGTGCCCTCGGGCGCCACCGTGCCCTATCCGCCGGGCACCAAGAACTACCACTACGAGATGGAACTGGTGATTGCCATCGGCGCGCCGGTGTTCAAGCTCACGCCCGACTCCGCCGGTGCCGCCGTGTGGGCTTACGGCGCGGGCCTGGACATGACCCGGCGCGACCTGCAAGCCGAGTCCAAGGCCGCCGGCAGGCCCTGGGACACGGCCAAGAGCTTTGAGCAAAGCGCGGTCATCACCGAGCTGGTGCGGGCCAGCGAAACAGGCCCGCTGACGCGCGGCAATATCAGCCTGGCGGTCAACGGCGTGCCCAAGCAACAAGGCGATTTGTCCGACATGATCTGGAGCGTGCCCGAGATCGTGGCCAATCTGTCCCAGCTCTATCACCTGCAGCCCGGCGACTTGATTTACACCGGCACGCCCGAGGGCGTGGGCCCGCTGCAGCCGGGCGACATGATCACCGGCGAGATTGCCGGCCTGCCGCCACTGACGCTGTGGATCAGCGAGCCGGCCTGA
- a CDS encoding circularly permuted type 2 ATP-grasp protein, translated as MHALTLPAPGHFDEMLLASGALRPHYQAFADWLHAQTPAALAHKRAEADLLFHRVGITFAVYGDEAGAERLIPFDTVPRIVPASEWQMLEAGLRQRVSALNKFLWDIYHDHEIIKAGLIPAEQVFANAQYQPAMQGLDLPLGIYAHITGVDLIRHSDGGYYVLEDNLRVPSGVSYMLENRKMMMRLFPELFARYAVAPVAHYPTLLLNTLRHASVAEHPTCVVLTPGPFNSAYFEHAFLAQQMGVELVEGQDLFVKDEFLYMRTTVGPKRVDVIYRRIDDAFLDPLAFRADSMLGVPGLLSVYKQGHVILANAIGTGVADDKSIYPYVPDMIRFYLNEEPILHNVPTWQCRKPADLDHVLANMAELVVKEVHGAGGYGMLVGPASTQAEIEDFRARVSANPSNYIAQPTLCLSSCPTFVEAGIAPRHIDLRPFVLTGKEVTMVAGGLTRVALKQGSLVVNSSQGGGTKDTWILEA; from the coding sequence ATGCATGCGCTCACTCTTCCCGCACCGGGTCATTTCGATGAAATGCTGTTGGCCAGCGGTGCACTCAGACCGCACTACCAGGCTTTTGCCGATTGGCTGCACGCCCAGACGCCCGCCGCCCTGGCGCACAAGCGCGCCGAGGCTGATTTGCTCTTCCACCGCGTGGGCATCACCTTCGCGGTCTATGGCGATGAGGCCGGCGCCGAGCGCCTGATTCCTTTCGACACGGTGCCGCGCATCGTGCCCGCCTCGGAGTGGCAGATGCTTGAAGCGGGCCTGCGCCAACGCGTCAGCGCCCTGAACAAATTCCTCTGGGACATTTATCACGACCATGAAATCATCAAGGCCGGCCTGATCCCGGCCGAGCAGGTGTTTGCCAATGCGCAGTACCAGCCGGCCATGCAGGGCCTGGACTTGCCGCTGGGCATCTACGCCCACATCACCGGGGTCGATCTGATTCGCCATTCCGACGGCGGCTATTACGTGCTGGAAGACAATCTGCGCGTGCCCTCGGGCGTCAGCTATATGCTGGAAAACCGCAAGATGATGATGCGGCTCTTCCCCGAGCTGTTCGCCCGCTACGCGGTGGCGCCGGTGGCGCACTACCCCACCCTGCTGCTCAACACCTTGCGCCACGCCAGCGTGGCCGAACACCCAACCTGCGTGGTGCTGACGCCGGGCCCCTTCAACAGCGCTTACTTCGAGCACGCCTTCCTGGCCCAGCAGATGGGGGTGGAGTTGGTGGAAGGCCAAGACCTCTTCGTCAAGGACGAGTTCTTGTACATGCGCACCACGGTCGGCCCGAAGCGGGTAGATGTGATCTACCGCCGCATCGACGACGCTTTCCTCGACCCGCTGGCCTTCCGCGCCGACTCCATGCTGGGCGTGCCGGGGCTGCTGTCGGTTTACAAGCAGGGCCATGTGATTCTGGCCAATGCCATCGGCACCGGCGTGGCGGACGACAAGTCCATCTACCCCTATGTGCCGGACATGATTCGCTTCTACCTGAACGAGGAACCCATCCTGCACAACGTGCCAACCTGGCAATGCCGCAAGCCGGCCGACCTGGACCATGTGCTGGCCAATATGGCCGAGCTGGTGGTCAAGGAGGTACACGGCGCGGGCGGCTACGGCATGTTGGTGGGGCCCGCCTCCACCCAGGCCGAGATTGAAGACTTCCGCGCCCGCGTCAGCGCCAACCCGAGCAATTACATCGCCCAGCCGACGCTGTGCCTGTCCAGCTGCCCCACGTTCGTGGAGGCCGGCATCGCACCGCGCCATATTGACCTGCGGCCTTTTGTGCTGACCGGCAAAGAGGTCACCATGGTGGCCGGCGGCCTGACACGGGTAGCGCTCAAGCAAGGCTCGCTGGTGGTGAACAGCAGCCAAGGCGGCGGCACCAAAGACACTTGGATTCTGGAGGCGTAA
- the nadC gene encoding carboxylating nicotinate-nucleotide diphosphorylase — protein MFDHNETLTEARARNIREALQEDIGVCDWTAQLVPAGRRVKAHVRVREAAVLCGRDWFEGVFAALDPSARIEWLYAEGAEMVADTLVCRIEADGRALLSAERPALNFLQLLSATASLTHAHVKAIEGASSNPRGCAVLDTRKTIPGLRLAQKYAVRVGGGANQRLALYAGILIKENHIAAAGGVAAALHAAQALQSGVDIQVEVESIAQLQEALGAGAVSVLLDNFSEAMMREAVALNAGRALLEVSGGVALEQLRWIAATGVDRISIGRLTKDVRAVDYSMRVDGPV, from the coding sequence ATGTTCGACCACAACGAAACCCTCACCGAAGCCCGCGCCCGCAATATCCGCGAAGCGCTGCAGGAAGACATCGGCGTGTGTGACTGGACCGCGCAGCTTGTGCCGGCCGGGCGCCGCGTCAAAGCGCATGTGCGGGTACGCGAAGCCGCCGTGCTGTGCGGGCGTGACTGGTTTGAGGGCGTGTTCGCCGCGCTCGACCCCAGCGCCCGCATCGAGTGGCTGTATGCCGAAGGCGCCGAGATGGTGGCCGACACCCTGGTCTGCCGCATCGAGGCCGATGGCCGCGCCCTGCTTTCGGCCGAACGCCCGGCGCTGAACTTTTTGCAATTGCTCTCGGCCACTGCTTCGCTCACCCATGCGCATGTGAAGGCCATCGAGGGCGCCAGCAGCAACCCGCGCGGCTGCGCCGTGCTGGACACCCGCAAAACCATTCCCGGCCTGCGCCTGGCGCAGAAGTACGCCGTGCGGGTGGGCGGCGGCGCCAACCAGCGGCTGGCGCTGTACGCCGGCATCTTGATCAAGGAAAACCATATCGCCGCAGCCGGCGGCGTGGCTGCAGCGCTGCATGCGGCGCAGGCCTTGCAGTCTGGCGTTGATATTCAGGTCGAAGTGGAAAGCATCGCCCAGTTGCAAGAGGCCCTGGGCGCCGGCGCGGTGAGCGTGCTGCTGGACAACTTCAGCGAGGCCATGATGCGCGAAGCGGTGGCGCTGAATGCCGGCCGCGCCTTGCTGGAGGTGTCGGGTGGCGTGGCGCTGGAGCAGCTGCGCTGGATCGCCGCCACTGGTGTGGACCGCATCTCCATCGGCCGCCTGACCAAGGATGTGCGGGCGGTGGATTACTCGATGCGGGTGGATGGCCCCGTCTGA